From the Acipenser ruthenus unplaced genomic scaffold, fAciRut3.2 maternal haplotype, whole genome shotgun sequence genome, one window contains:
- the LOC117967936 gene encoding stress-associated endoplasmic reticulum protein 1-like, with protein MSAIQRMKIANEKHSKTITQRGNVQKNTRVVTEDKSPVGPWLLALFVFVVCGSAIFQIIQSIRHGA; from the exons ATGTCGGCCATTCAGAGGATGAAAATTGCGAacgaaaaacacagcaaaaccatCACGCAGCGAGGCAACGTCCAAAAAAACACG AGAGTTGTAACTGAAGACAAGTCTCCAGTGGGACCGTGGCTCCTGGCTCTCTTTGTCTTTGTGGTTTGTGGATCAG CTATATTCCAGATCATTCAGAGCATCCGACACGGAGCCTAA
- the LOC117967955 gene encoding serrate RNA effector molecule homolog: protein MADNSDDEYDRRRRDKFRRERSDYDRSRERDDRRRDDWNDREWDRGRERRSRAEYRDYDRGRRERFSPPRHDLSPPQKRMRRDWDDHSGDPYHGGYDMPYGGGGPPSYGPPQPWGHPDMHLMQPHHGIPIQARLGNLHDLDMGPPPPVMKTFKEFLLSLDDSVDETEAVKRYNEYKIDFRRQQMQDFFLAHKDEEWFRSRYHPDEAGQRKSEARSALQNRLGVFLFLLENGWFDKISLDMEKAPEILKVLDAAVIKMEGGTEHDLRILEQTTEEEENKHEKGAPGGGEPPKKEEPRGGDSDRKLADKEDKKEDKGESGGESVDEKIKKPSEDEGEKSAAKEEPESKKVSKKRKRKHSGDDSYDEDEGSVSDSESESESEKPAEEEEEEKEEEEEETVEPKEKEEEDKPKEERKGKEEKRERKGKEERKGKEVELTPRPLHKTCSLFMRGLAPNISKAEIVALCRRYPGFMRVALSDPQQDRRFFRRGWVTFDRSVNIKEICWSLQNIRLRDCELSPVVNKDLVRRVRYVSGITQHKQVLRNDIKLSAKLIHAMDERELLWRSKDKGKGDAIAMAAQNPILKNITDYLIEEVSAEEEELLGSSGDQPEDGAKEGNPTEVTIERDDKLVKVLDRLLLYLRIVHSIDYYNSCEYQCEDEMPNRCGLLHVRGPVPPNRITHGEVVDWQKTFEEKLNPLFSVKESISEEEAKKMGKKDPGQEVEKFVSANTQELGKDKWLCPLSGKKFKGPEFVRKHIFNKHGDKIEEVRKEVIFFNNFLMDAKRPSLPEIKPPPPPAPGVLNQGVPYPHQSPQSLMGFGQPRPPVMGYGGGPPYPPNQYGGGRGNYDSFRGQGGYPGKPRNRMIRGDPRAIIEYRDLDAPEDVDFF from the exons ATGGCTGATAACAGCGACGACGAGTACGATCGCCGGAGAAGAGACAAATTCCGCCGCGAGAGAAGCGACTACGATCGCTCGAGGGAGCGAGATGACCGGCGCCGGGATGACTGGAACGACAG GGAGTGGGATCGAGGCCGCGAGAGGCGGAGCAGAGCGGAGTACCGCGATTACGACCGGGGACGGAGAGAGAGATTCTCCCCGCCGCGGCACGACCTGAGCCCGCCGCAGAAACGCATGAGGAGGGACTG gGATGACCACAGTGGAGACCCGTACCACGGCGGCTACGACATGCCCTATGGGGGTGGGGGGCCCCCCAGTTATGGCCCCCCTCAGCCTTGGGGACACCCCGACATGCACTTGATGCAGCCTCACCACGGCATCCCCATCCAAGCCAG GCTGGGTAACCTCCACGATCTGGACATGGGCCCCCCTCCGCCCGTGATGAAGACCTTCAAGGAGTTCCTGCTCTCGCTGGACGACTCCGTGGACGAGACGGAGGCCGTGAAGCGGTACAACGAGTACAAGATCGACTTCCGCCGGCAGCAGATGCAGGACTTCTTCCTGGCGCACAAGGACGAGGAATG GTTCCGGTCCAGGTACCACCCGGACGAGGCTGGCCAGCGCAAGTCTGAGGCCCGTAGCGCCTTGCAGAACCGGCTGGGggtcttcctcttcctcctggaGAACGGCTGGTTCGATAAGATCTCCCTGGACATGGAGAAGGCGCCCGAGATCCTCAAGGTCCTCGATGCAG CGGTCATCAAAATGGAGGGCGGGACAGAACACGACCTGCGCATCCTGGAGCAGACCACAGAGGAGGAAGAGAATAAGCACGAGAAAGGGGCGCCGGGCGGAGGGGAGCCCCCCAAGAAAGAGGAGCCGAGAGGCGGGGACAGCGACCGCAAGCTCGCCGACAAGGAGGACAAAAAAGAGGACAAG GGGGAGAGCGGGGGTGAAAGTGTGGATGAGAAAATCAAAAAGCCCTCCGAGGATGAGGGAGAGAAGTCGGCCGCGAAGGAAGAGCCAGAGAGCAAGAAG GTGAGCAAGAAACGTAAGAGGAAGCACAGCGGGGATGACAGTTATGATGAAGACGAAGGCAGCGTGTCCGACTCGGAGTCTGAATCTGAGAGCGAGAAaccagcagaggaggaggaggaggagaaagaggaggaggaagaggagactg TGGAGCCCAAGGAGAAGGAAGAGGAGGATAAACCGAAGGaggagaggaaggggaaggaggagaagagggagaggaaggggaaggaggagaggaaggggaaggaGGTGGAGCTCACCCCCCGCCCGCTCCACAAGACCTGCTCCCTGTTCATGAGGGGCCTCGCTCCCAACATCTCCAAGGCAGAGATCGTGGCG CTGTGCCGAAGATATCCAGGGTTCATGAGAGTTGCACTTTCAGATCCACAGCAAGACCGGAG GTTTTTCCGAAGGGGGTGGGTTACGTTCGACCGCAGCGTCAACATCAAAGAGATCTGCTGGAGCTTGCAGAATATCCGG CTGCGAGACTGCGAGCTGAGCCCCGTGGTGAACAAGGATCTGGTGCGCAGAGTCCGCTACGTGAGCGGCATCACGCAGCACAAGCAGGTCCTGCGCAACGACATCAAGCTGTCTGCCAAGCTGATCCACGCCATGGACGAGCGAGAGCTGCTGTGGCGCTCCAAGGACAAGGGCAAGGGAGACGCCATCGCG ATGGCAGCTCAGAACCCCATCCTGAAGAACATCACAGACTACCTGATCGAGGAGGTGAGcgcggaggaggaggagctgctgggGAGCAGCGGGGACCAGCCCGAGGACGGGGCGAAGGAGGGTAACCCCACTGAGGTCACCATCGAGAGGGACGACAAGCTGGTCAAG GTGCTGGACCGGCTGCTGCTGTACCTGCGTATCGTTCACTCCATCGATTACTACAACAGCTGCGAGTATCAGTGTGAGGACGAGATGCCCAACCGCTGCGGCCTGCTGCACGTCCGGGGCCCCGTCCCCCCCAACCGCATCACACACGGGGAGG TGGTGGACTGGCAGAAGACCTTTGAGGAGAAGCTGAACCCGCTGTTCAGTGTGAAGGAGAGCATCTCCGAGGAGGAGGCCAAGAAGATGGGCAAGAAGGACCCCGGGCAAGAGGTGGAGAAGTTTGTCTCTGCAAACACACAGGAGCTGGGCAAGGACAAGTGGCTGTGCCCACTGAGTGGCAAGAAGtttaag GGTCCGGAGTTTGTTCGCAAACACATTTTCAACAAGCACGGGGACAAGATCGAAGAGGTCAGGAAGGAGGTGATTTTCTTCAACAATTTCCTGATGGACGCCAAGCGACCGTCTCTGCCTGAAATCAAACCGCCCCCTCCCCCAGCGCCAG gtgtacTGAATCAAGGAGTGCCCTACCCTCATCAGTCCCCGCAGAGTCTGATGGGATTCGGACAGCCTCGCCCTCCAGTCATGGGCTACGGAG GTGGGCCCCCGTACCCTCCGAACCAGTACGGTGGAGGGAGAGGCAATTACGACTCGTTCAGGGGGCAGGGCGGTTACCCGGGGAAACCACGGAACAG GATGATCAGAGGGGACCCTCGAGCCATCATAGAGTACAGAGATCTGGATGCTCCAGAAGACGTCGACTTCTTTTAA
- the LOC117404643 gene encoding cysteinyl leukotriene receptor 1-like, which produces MDWSEGNQSTERGGNFSASNQTCGNIDGFKYSVFLSTYAVICPVGLISNSLALYVFLRLTPNKSPNTVFTINLAASDLFFTLTLPYRIVYYSREGRWDFPDWLCRVCTFAFYVNLYASILFLTALSVFRYVAVLHPMKTRTLITVRRALATSLGIWVFVSLSSAPFLLSGTHAREGKTRCFEPRNAGSWKRILIMNYVALVLGFLVPFLTILACYWRIVQRLTQVGRNLGRDRPAPQRRRSVHLIAFVLTAFLLCFLPYHVQRTVHLHFMVSPSQDCAGQLLAQKLVVVTVCLAAANSCLNPLLYYFMGGSFRSAAARVTYRRGRLQGRGASQQSEASFSLSLRRGSYPQRSLRKKPL; this is translated from the coding sequence atGGATTGGTCGGAGGGGAACCAATCAACGGAAAGGGGCGGGAACTTCAGCGCCAGCAACCAAACCTGTGGCAACATCGACGGCTTCAAATACTCGGTCTTCTTGTCCACCTACGCCGTGATCTGCCCAGTGGGGCTGATCAGCAACTCGCTGGCCCTTTACGTATTCCTCCGCCTGACTCCCAACAAGTCACCCAACACTGTCTTCACCATCAACCTGGCTGCCTCCGACCTCTTCTTCACCCTCACTCTCCCATACCGAATCGTCTATTACTCCAGGGAGGGGAGATGGGACTTCCCAGACTGGCTCTGCCGGGTCTGCACCTTCGCCTTCTACGTCAATCTCTACGCCAGCATCCTCTTCCTCACAGCTCTCAGCGTCTTCCGTTACGTGGCGGTCCTGCACCCTATGAAGACTCGAACCCTGATCACGGTCCGGAGAGCCTTGGCCACCTCCCTGGGCATCTGGGTCTTCGTGAGCCTCTCCTCCGCCCCTTTCCTCCTATCCGGGACCCACGCCCGCGAGGGGAAGACCCGCTGCTTCGAGCCCAGGAACGCTGGCTCCTGGAAGAGGATTTTGATCATGAACTACGTGGCGCTGGTCCTGGGCTTCCTCGTCCCGTTCCTCACCATCCTGGCCTGCTACTGGAGGATCGTTCAGCGGCTCACCCAGGTTGGGAGGAACCTGGGGCGTGACCGTCCCGCCCCGCAGCGCCGGCGCTCGGTCCACCTGATCGCTTTCGTCCTGACGGCGTTCCTCTTGTGCTTCCTGCCCTATCACGTGCAGAGGACGGTCCACCTGCATTTCATGGTGAGCCCCAGCCAGGACTGCGCCGGCCAGCTGCTGGCGCAGAAGCTGGTGGTGGTGACGGTCTGCCTGGCCGCGGCCAACAGCTGCCTCAACCCCCTGCTGTACTACTTCATGGGGGGCTCCTTCCGCAGCGCGGcggccagggtgacttacaggaGGGGCCGGCTTCAAGGCAGGGGAGCGTCCCAGCAATCGGAGGCCTCCTTCAGTCTGTCGTTGCGGAGAGGCAGTTACCCTCAACGGAGCTTGAGGAAGAAACCGCTCTGA